The genomic region CATTGGTCATTTGAAAGGTCTAGCTGTCTTCTAGTTGGGCAGTTTTGTATGGATCTTTCAGCAAGTCTTTTAGGTGTGCGAGTATTATTCTTTCTGTAAAAATCACACCATAATATCTTTTTCTTGTCATCTTAATTTTGAGCAACAAAAATGGCAAGAGTCTGTTCTTTGATTCTAAATTGGATATGATTTTAGTATAACATTCTCCCTTGTTTCTTCTCACCTAATTCTAGAGAAGGTCTCTCACATAATAttggtattttttttctttttttaccaTATTCATAATTTTCTCCtgcattatatttattttttcacaTTGATACATAATTTCTTTTTTCGATTTTCATATctaaaatataattgttacttttGATAGAGACTACTAAGGGTACTAAGAGAAAGTGAGGGCCTACAAACGTGAAAGATATATGGAATCTTCAACCTGGAACTTGTATAGTAGTAGATGCAAACCAATATGGCAGCCTATTGGGATGGAAGTGTCCAAATTGGCTGAATTTCTTGGTACAATTGCAAGGACTGGTTCTATCTGTCCTTTGAATACAAAACATTGGAAACATCTTTCTAAATATGTGTTGGAAAACATATTGAGAATCGTTCATGTATGTAGCACATAAtcattttctaatttaatttattgCAATAATTTTGCATTATTTGAAATTGTATGTAATGAGTACTTGTTacattattttgttatatgtataGGAAAATTTTAATCTCCAAGGTAAGGTGGAGGACTCTGACATCCTCTCACATGTTGGAAAACTCCGGAAGGAGTTTAAATCGACTTTGAAAGCTAGATACTACAAAGAGATGGTCCAAGAAGGTCGATCGATTGAAGAAATATACGAAAAGAATCCTCCTAGTGTGCATGATGATCAATGGAAATGGTTAGTGGACCGATGGGGAACACCACAAGCTGCGGTATGCACTTTTATTACACTAAATGTCCCATTTTGCTTGCTTCCAATTACTATATGATAAAAGTAGGGGTGCATAAATCTGCATATCTTGAATGATTCATAATAAACTTAGCTTTCCTATTACTCTTATATTTTTTCTCATTAATTTAAACAATAGGCACAATCAGAAAAGGCGAAAGAATCCCGAACAAATGTGCGTTATGCACACATTGCTGGTCGTACAGGATATGCGACCCTCAATGCACAGTTTGTAAGTATTGCATATTAATCAATATGTAACTTATATTAATTATTCTGCACTTATTGGTGAATATTGTTAACAACTATTGTTTTGCTTTATAATAGGCTGAGAAGGAAGGCCGTAAACCGTCGCATTTGGAGCAGTTTAGATTTCAACATTTGCGCAAAGATGGGAGTGCTCAGTAGTGATGCAGCAGAACAAGTTTATGTAAGAAACAAATgtgcattatttatttatttatattaattttgacatcaatttttttttcaaaatacatTTTTTCTAATTAAAGAGAACTGTAGGATGAAGCATGCAAGATGGTTAAAGACTCTATGCCAATACCTGAGAGTTCTTCCACACCTCAAGATAATGTTGCAATAGAAAATGAGGTCTATACACAAGTGTCCGGCCCTGACAAGAATGGAAAAATGTTGGGATATAGACGTGGGATGACCAAATCCAGGTTGTTTGGCTATGGGTCAGTCACTCGAGGAAGCCAATCTGCATCGGCCATCAATACATTAATTGAAGAGATGAATGCTAAGCATGTCGAGCAAATACAAACAATTCAAGCCGAACAAGCAGTTTGAGAGAAAACTCTACTCGAGGAAGCAGAATCTCGATTTCGTACGGAGGTTGCGGAGTGAGAAGCTCATTTGATAGCTGAGGTAGAAGAAAGATTTATGAAATTAACTGAAATTCGAGAGGCAAAGTTCATGGATATGTTGGATGCTCGTAAGAAAAAGTATGAGGCTCTCATCAATGAGTGTATGGCAAAGGGAATGTCAAGTAAGTTACAAGGTTTTTCATAGTAAGCATAGTAAGGTGACTATTTTATAACTAAATTGTCAATAAGTTTGTTAATGGTTTAATAGACATTGATTGTTGTAATTGAATGCTGGGTTTttatttgatgtcttcattgctTGCTCAACTAATAATTAGTAGATGTACTGATGAATATTCTTTATTTAGCTTCAATTTATGGTTCTTtggttaatattaaaatattcttcCCATGTCTTCATGTTGTTTCTCATCTTACTCGTATAAATACAAAATGTACATTGCTATTTTTGCAGTTGAATTCAAAGTAGCCGACTTGATGATAAAGCCTTCAGTTCGGATGATGATGAATGAGGCTTGCTACATATTATGCATTACATATATATGTTATAGTGGTTGATGAATGCAGTTGTCTCATAATTTTTTGGTGTCATGGGAATCAAGTCGACAAAATGTTTTGTATAATTTTTTGATATCATGTGAAATATGTTGGCAACATGTTCTCAACTTGTTGACTATTAGGATTTTGTATATAAATTACATTATTCaatgataatttttatttatatgatctttttatgttaattaattattcaattaatATTGATTCAAACTTTTCCAAACCCAATGCATACAAAGTTTCTCATATTTCACCAAAATAGGCTCTTAAAAATCAGGGAAAACGTTGTAAAAAAAAGTTGCTTTAGACGAGTTTATCCCAACTTTTTTTAAGTTACATAAGAAAAGGTCTATCCTAACCTTTTTTAGTGTTGCTGTAAATAGGTCTATCCCAACATTTTTAACGTTGTCTTAGATAGGTCAATACCAACCTTTTCTAAAAGTTGCCTTAGACGAGATTTATCTCAACCTTTTTAAGGTTACCTTAGATGGGTTTATCACAACCTTTTTTAAAGGTTTCATTAGACAATATTTATCCCAGCCTTTCCAAGGTTGCTTTAAATGGACCTATGCCAACCTTTTTTAAAAGTTGCCTTAGACAAGGTCCATCCCAACCATTTTAATGTTTCCTTAGATGGGTCTATCCCAACATTTTTTAAAGGTTGCCTTTGACATGGTCTATCCCAACCTATTTAAGGTTGCCTTTGACATGGTCTATCCCAACCTATTTAAGGTTGCCTTAGATAggtctatcccaacctttttaagGTTGCCTTAGACGACTCTATCCAACCTTTTTTTTATAAGTtgtcttagacaaggtctatggCAACCTTTTTAAGTTTGCCTTAGATGGATCTATCccaataatttttaaaagttgttGTAGACAAGAACTATAGCAACTTTTTTAATGTTGCCTTATCAAGGTTTCTCACAACATTTGAAAAGGTTGGTCTTGACTAGGTCTATCCCAACCCTTTTCAAGGGTCGTTATTGATTAAGCCTTTCACAACTCCTAAATAAAGGTTCGCTTATGTTGACTTATACCGACACTTTTTCAAAAGCGTCGCCGACCCTATACCAACTGCAGTATATACAACCTTTTTGGAAGCATCGGAAGAAGCATTGCGAAACCTATGCCAACCTTTTTTGTGTCGTTTTAGGTAAAAAAAAGTGTCGCTATAGGGTTATTTTGTTGTAGtgaattacatatcaacttaccttttgttgaagctatctcgcagatgcctacatacgcaaaatttttgaaggagcttttaacaaataaaaggaagtttgaggaCTTATCTATAGTAGAACTCAATGAAGAGTGCtccgccatactccaaaataagctcccaaccaaactaaaagatccaggaagttttactatcccttgtttaattggtaatctgaatattgaaaaagcactagctgatttaggcgctattattaatttgatgccctataaaatgttcaaacagcttggtcttggggaacctaaacccactaggatgagtattcaattagccgatagatctgttaaatatcccaggggtattatagaagacgtacttgtaaaagtagataaatttatattctctattgattttgttgtgcttgacatggatgaagatgtggaagtacccttaattttagggcgccCATTCCTAGCCACTGCTAGAGCCGTGATTGACGCGGGTGACGGTAAATTAGTACTTAGAGAAGGTGACGAGGAaatgatctttaaaatttatgatgctatgagattctctagggaacaagatgattcatgttatttcattgactctattgatcatattactcaagactcttttcaggaaattatACAAGAGGAGATGATAAAACTGTGTCCAGCTCAAGACGAGGAGATAGGTGAGGAACCTAATAACCATTCGttaagacaagtagaatatgagggtattaagatcaacgatgaacttaagcaaaaaccctcgatTGAGGAGCCTTCCAAActcgaacttaaacaattaccaaaacatctagaatatgcattccttggaaataattctacattaccagttattattgcttctaatttgcaacccaaggagaaagaggaattaatccaagtattaaaagaacataagaaggccatagcatggaaaatttctgacattaaaggaatcagtccttctttttgcacccacaaaattttaatggaagatgaatacaaaccatgtgtgcaagctcaaagacgtctgaaccccaacatgaaggaagttgtaaaagccGAGATTGTAcccaagaaaggaggcatgacggttgtgaccaacAAGAAGAATGAGCTTATCCCAACAAGAACGATTACatgatggagagtttgcatagactacAGGAACCTAAATgacgccacaagaaaagatcacttccctttGCCATTTATTGAACAAATGTTAGACAGATTATCCGGACACATGTATTACTGCTTcttagacggactctctggttacttccaaatcccaatagctcctgaagatcaagaaaagacgacattcacatgcccatatggtacgttcacttatcgtagaatgccttttggattatgtaatgcccctgctacttttcagcgctgTATGATAGCTATATTCAACGAACTcatggaagatatcatggaagtcttcatggatgatttttcagtattcggtaactctttccatctctgccttaaaaatttaaaacgacttttaataagatgtgaagaaacaaaccttgtgcttaactgggagaaatatcacttcatggttcaagaaggtattgtactagggcataaaatttctagtaaagggattgaggtggataaatctaaagtagaaacaatcgagaagctttttaggacatgctggtttttatagaagattcattaaggatttttctaaaatagctaagcctttaactaactttctagaaaaagatataccttttaacttcgatgaggaatgtttagaagtatttaatactttaaaggataaattaattaatgctccaattataattgcacctaaTTGGAACTTGtcatttgaactaatgtgtgatgcgagtgattttacaGTAGGTGCAGTACTGGGATAgcaaagagacaagcattttcaacctatctattacgccagcaaaaccttaacgactgcacaagaaaactatactactacggaaaaagaGTTGCTAGTTGTAGTTTTTActtttgataaatttcgatcatatctcatattgtctaaagttgttgttaaCACTGACCATTCCGCCCTTCGCTATCTTTTAACTAAAACCAATGCAAAACCTTGACTCATCCGATGGATTCTCcttttgcaggaatttgacttggaaattcaggaaaagaaaggagctgaaaatctagcgactgatcatctgtccaggctCGAGAAAACCAATACCAGAGAACTAGATAAcatggaaataaatgattcgttccctgaagaataattttttgctatatctaactccgaggtaccttggtttgcaaacatcatgaattttttagctgctaacattatcccaaaagggttaacacaccagcaaaagaagcgattctttaatgatgtaaaaaactacttttgggacgatCCATTTCTGTTTCgcagatgtgcagatcaagtcatcagAAGATGCGTTATAGGATCAGAAAGATAAAAAATATTGGAACACTGCCACTCAGGGCCAACCGGAGGACACTATAATAGAACAAAGACTgcacacaaaatacttgaatcaggtaatttatgtgacaaatgccaacggacaggtaatttatctaaacatgatgaaatgcctcaaaactatatgctttcttgtGAATTATTTGACGtgtggggtatcgatttcatgggcccattccccagttcatttggaaataaatatatCTTAGTAGCAATTAactacatgtccaaatgggttgcagctcaagctctacctactaatgatgctagaatgGTAGTAAgtttccttaaaaaactcttTTCGAGATTCGAAAAACCTAGAGCAATTATTAGcgacaggggcactcatttttgtaatacccaatttgaaaaaacccttaagaaatacggagttcatcatagaacgactaccccataccatcctcaaactaatggacaagctgAAGTAGCAAACTGAGAACTCAAACAGATCCTTGAAAAAACGGTAGAACCACTTTTAAGACTCCTATAgagacatcaccttacagacttgtttatggaaaaagttgtcatctcccattcaaactagagcataaagctttttgggctattaaatttctaaaccttgatcccaaACTTCCATGGAAAAACAGGTTGATGCAACTGaacgagctagatgaatggcgagccaatgcatacgaaaattcacgcctatacaaggaagaaACAAAGCGGCGCCATGACGTTCATTTAAAGCAACGGAaataatttgaagttggagatcttgtcttactatacaactcaagactcaagtTGTTTCCCGGGAAACTAAAATCACGATGGTTAGGACCCTTCGTAATTCAATTTGTTTATCCATATGGCacgatagaggtaagtcacccatcatacggtactttcaaagtaaacggACAAcatctcaaactttataatggtgaggatTTTAAAGTCGATGGAGAGGAGCTAGGACTCCACAAATCGCCCTGAGATACTAACAAGGTAAcaatcgagcttagactataaacaagcgcttctcgggaggcaacctgagtactaaccattttaaattattttaaactcaagttttaaacatttaggtcactaacagagtatttgaagcacaggttgtaacatcccgaatttgggcctagaagtattgggccttgagtgcgggtccgtaaggaggttgtatataggtatttaattgtgcaatgaaataacacaattaaatgtctactttggtggttaatggccctgagaagtgttagagaaatcttgggttcaaacatgggctttagcaaaaattttggtattaagagaaaaaaaaactagatgcttggatgagggttttaaattattgtgttaaataaatgacacaaggaagcttgtagtctagtggttgtgacgtcattaaggttgtatgggagcctgggttcaagccttggctcttgcaatttattttggttttttttaagggaacctagactttggcctttagaccttataattacttggggataaaatatgacacaaaaagccttgtggcttagtggcaagtggcgtgtggagcatcgagggaggcatgggttgaatcccatggcaagcaaggagcatttattttgctaacaggtgacaagagttggtgttgaatttaaactcggtgttggaggatcccacatcggaagctaacataagagtggttctgttggctttaaatagaggaaccatgaggagagtaaatgtacctttcttggctgatccctttcgctgtatggcgtgctcgtttgggttgggcgtcggctaagagtgctcggagcttggattaactccagtcgccaattaggtgtgtatttctcactactctaattgtaggatggctacttctggccgcgatgggccgaaaggggctatgtgggcccaatgggcctaagggcccaattggataagttgtttgactgcatagtaaatattggactaggctaggtgaatctcatatctagggctagatttgggctaaaagggccacgagagtgtgtgggcccatttgggccgagaatgtgctttagggccattcgtattgttatccttgtttagaatactttagtttaccaaattactgaaataccctcaaattgtaaaattaccaaagtaccctcgatttataaaattaccattttaccctcgatttatagaattactgttttacccttgatttacagaattattgttttacctcgatttacaaaattactaaaatacctcggtttacaaaattaccaaaatacctcgatcaagaaattaccaaaataccctagtttgtaaaattgctaaaatacccttggtttgtaaaattacagaaataccctcaatttataaaattgccaaaatacccctagtttgtaaaattaccaaaataccactggtttgtgaaattaccgaaataccctcaatttgtaaaattactaaaatacccttgatttacaaagttacagaaatacccttgactttctaaaaatatgGAAATtctattggtttacaaaattactgaaatacccttagtttgtagatttaccaaaacacccttgtaggatgaaatgactaaaatacccctattaggtaaaaagaccctaaagcccctgtagggtaaagagaccgtaaagcccctatagggtaaagtgaccgtaataatACCcacgtatggtaaaatgacgaatatgcccttatgttcgcatgaccgatgtgcttaggatttacatatattgatattggattagttaagtttgagtgatgtgggtggttatcgaggcgattgattttggaaacgtttcaacttcaacccgtaatgtgtgtactaaccctcgtaatagcttagattaatatttgctgagaagccgaaatgctaaaataccggtattttgggaacttgtaatgttgcgtttgggtagatgcgataaatatgataagatcggtgtttggatcgatgaaacaggtaagaactcaattttgtgcacgatggtaagttgggcctcaatgggctgaaattgggcccaatgggctttcagacccatttgggtagaattgatagaaaatggaatttggaaaagttgcacgttaacacgattagtattgttgtaaaatttgggttaagtaggctaaatcagcattcgtagggcccattaggggttttgggcccaaaagcccgaatttgataaagtgggttaaagatcattgtttaaacactcggaaatattgataattgtaatgaacatggaaaatcctgatatttggtaaaattacgaaaatacccttataatgtgaaaaatgactattttgcccttgtgggcaagtgactgacttggactgtgtggttgacggattgattgtgaatatatgttggtgatatgaatgacttgactatgattgtttattcaaatatgggcatgacatcctgtatacatgacatgttgcattgggttgggtttttatatggatggaggaagtgcaaaagggcttatgccccagtttaccgaaaagggcttatgccccagtttaccgaaaatggcttatgccctagtttattgaaaaggtcttatgccctagtttaccgaaaagggcttatgccctagtttattgaaaagggctttgccctagtttaccgaaaagggctttgccccagttattaaaataggctaggcctccagatatatgataaagcagctatactgccagtggtgtgttggttgggtgggttgaatcattccccacatggtgtgttggttggtacgggtggagagtagcggatagtgggtcgagtagtctccccaaatgggcttgcatacatccattaacattacatgtgatattgaaatgggcctaagggctataccgtttacagtaaaggcttcggcccaatgataagatttatgaaaaggcttcagcccagtaatcgttaaatgaaaggcttcggcccagtatatgtcaagactaaatagggctttggcccgattgtCTTGACATCTTGTGTTTTCACTgcttgtttgttattgggattacacatcgagttttcgtaaactcacccgctttCTAACTGCAAGGTAATACccaagcttagatggtttggagctgcgagggactcggagatggccacattactatttctgtttcttttaattgcaataagaagccgatttatttctttataagttttatcttattaatattattgtttggttttgagttgtaataaggccattttaattatttttacgggattattttattttaataactttaatgctttgttaataaatgggctagacttaggacgtgttttcaaaatgataattgttttcaaaataacaccatgccacgattatccgatttatcaaagatttcaacttaaataaattacaactcgatttaaccaagtgtggcaatggttgtgggcatgtctaggattggatccattagaagagcttggtacttagcgaccttcatggctcacctcctctattacAGATTCCTACCGGTGCCcggctcccattcactttgttagcttaacaaaagtcagtttttaaagcactaaaacgaaacatgggtttttaacttcaatgtggcacatcagattcggccataacgtctgggctgggtttggggtgttacccAGGTTCCCAGTACCACATGGCTGGTAACACGGCTGTGCTTAAGGCTGTGTGCCCAACACGGAGGGAAACACGTCCGTGTGATACGGTCGTGCGAAAATAGGGtaaatgatttccccaaaacacaggATGCcataaatccccacggccgtgcgacatggccgggGGTGAACTTGATAcgtacacgggcgtgggaatggAACCCTACAGTGGTGCCAaggacaaggctcgattctgtttctccgacacgggcgtgagacacgcccgt from Gossypium arboreum isolate Shixiya-1 chromosome 1, ASM2569848v2, whole genome shotgun sequence harbors:
- the LOC108464763 gene encoding uncharacterized protein LOC108464763 → MESSTWNLYSSRCKPIWQPIGMEVSKLAEFLGTIARTGSICPLNTKHWKHLSKYVLENILRIVHENFNLQGKVEDSDILSHVGKLRKEFKSTLKARYYKEMVQEGRSIEEIYEKNPPSVHDDQWKWLVDRWGTPQAAAQSEKAKESRTNVRYAHIAGRTGYATLNAQLRRKAVNRRIWSSLDFNICAKMGVLSSDAAEQVYDEACKMVKDSMPIPESSSTPQDNVAIENEVYTQVSGPDKNGKMLGYRRGMTKSRLFGYGSVTRGSQSASAINTLIEEMNAKHVEQIQTIQAEQAV